A window of Juglans regia cultivar Chandler chromosome 7, Walnut 2.0, whole genome shotgun sequence contains these coding sequences:
- the LOC108995312 gene encoding protein RADIALIS-like 3 has product MGSSPLSSPNSNLQWTAKKNKLFENALAIYCKETPDRWHNIAKVIGGTTEEEVKRRYEILLEDIKCIESGKVPFPNYRKIEASNNGLNDIRNQE; this is encoded by the coding sequence ATGGGATCTAGCCCCCTTTCTTCCCCTAACTCCAATCTCCAATGGACTGCCAAGAAAAACAAACTGTTCGAAAATGCTTTGGCAATATATTGCAAGGAAACACCAGACCGTTGGCACAATATAGCAAAAGTGATTGGAGGGACGACAGAAGAGGAAGTAAAGAGGCGATATGAGATCCTTTTGGAGGACATCAAGTGCATTGAGTCAGGGAAAGTGCCCTTTCCTAATTACAGGAAAATAGAAGCAAGCAATAATGGATTAAATGACATCAGAAATCAAGAATAG